The proteins below come from a single Bombyx mori chromosome 19, ASM3026992v2 genomic window:
- the LOC101736609 gene encoding eukaryotic translation initiation factor 5B isoform X3, whose translation MSGKPYSMREMKTIVEYLTEHKVYSEIRGRKMWMDFANSNITTRTWQSLKETFLKRILPDIHNPYYKLTREEVISFRQGCDIVAKDKMNKLEIKTNSDGSGSNAETCNKEKTTNNETIKESKTSRNDEEEILNSSVDGKDSTLKKSNIASNENNVTSNYYETAEDIQKILESPKPDDQENATMLPDDTLRDKTYTQTLAPTLQDVLNDFVTESDDSDKEPKMEIVEDSNKSIDDGNESKFPQDDDSSNMAITDIAKNAKGLSAEFVEEVLLSEIQDSGIQALKSKSINLKKTQKANIENKSNTKTQDTIVIDSEKEKETINAESKNDTIEVEEHQDINSNKDKTNNIKAPEKEKVLDQHHNKQSQNSSGDTLIPNNQECLSKNSLSNQNEKSPEHREEEEHILNVSRKRTSSEETLVLEQKKRKNENSTKFDEILQDVATHNKNEQNGLDKDRAKINEIKKKENVIANKSKPSNNKAKPAYENPCLKSVNLFADQFNNLESDDSETSGAINNTINKVGSNDEFENIQTAILKKDVIVLQSHSETESHTEKTPKKDRKIGRLQRKKALANVFGFSSGTVTSSRKTKLSLKKSSPHQKYNETGSRTSDWTSESETEVFVSPPRARRNRQTKKYLKPKSARILSLEEEGGLFVMYGKKIYPLVKDGKMVKNYLTYKPNSESEFEDEKYWKQKYAEEKKKTEELKKLLEESKKGESDPILSPILPAPRNTIRPSNIGSTSHKEVQVKESAHEEQDENKTMKIKLTRNNEEVYLEGRWPQIQTVLKQVVSIIDTKTHQDNAENNILKVPEQSTVITSGESTPVAFDPVTHEKVDKIESEIFKEIEERDKEEHPKETVASKTSEDNVTKRGRGRPRKSSSISTHSVPKKSRTSITSEERTPTKKNESDSKKSITDNERKSLKEPAVSPRKNKSPKKSNNESSNDEEAVGVRTTRSSIGKLRRSGNTSKIDESNIRYMLPTKKATKRITASNTNKTTRKSNRRHRLEKNG comes from the exons ATGTCGGG aAAACCATATTCTATGAGAGAGATGAAAACAATTGTCGAGTACTTGACAGAACATAAAGTCTACTCAGAAATCAGAGGTAGAAAAATGTGGATGGATTTTGCAAATTCTAAT ATAACAACCAGGACCTGGCAGAGTTTGaaagaaacatttttgaaaCGCATACTACCAGATATACACAACCCTTATTATAAGCTGACAAGGGAAGAAGTAATCAGTTTCAGACAAGG GTGTGATATTGTGGCAAAAGATAAAATGAATAAACtggaaattaaaacaaatagtgATGGTTCTGGCAGTAAtg CTGAAACATGCAACAAAGAAAAGACAACTAATAATGAGACAATCAAAGAATCAAAGACAAGTCGAAATGATGAAGAGGAGATACTGAATAGTTCAGTTGATGGCAAAGATTCTACTCTTAAAAAGTCAAACATAGCttcaaatgaaaataatgtaaCAAGTAACTACTATGAAACAGCTGaagatatacaaaaaatattagaatctCCAAAGCCTGATGATCAAGAAAATGCAACCATGTTACCAGATGATACTCTCAGAGACAAAACTTACACACAAACTCTTGCACCAACCTTACAAGATGTGTTAAATGATTTTGTAACAGAATCTGATGACTCCGATAAGGAACCGAAAATGGAAATAGTTGaagattcaaataaaagtattgATGATGGAAATGAATCAAAATTTCCGCAAGATGACGATAGCTCTAATATGGCTATCACCGATATTGCGAAGAATGCTAAGGGGCTGTCTGCTGAATTTGTTGAAGAAGTATTGTTGAGTGAGATTCAAGACTCTGGGATACAAGCATTAAAATCgaaatcaattaatttaaagaaaacacAGAAagctaacattgaaaataaaagtaACACAAAAACACAGGACACAATTGTGATTGATtctgaaaaagaaaaagagaCTATTAATGCTGAAAGTAAAAACGATACAATAGAAGTAGAAGAACATCAAGATATTAACTCTAATaaagataaaacaaataatatcaaAGCACCTGAAAAGGAAAAGGTTTTGGATCAGCATCACAATAAACAGTCGCAAAATAGTTCTGGGGACACTTTGATTCCCAATAATCAAGAGTGTTTGAGCAAGAATAGTTTGAgtaatcaaaatgaaaaatCTCCTGAAcacagagaagaagaagaacatatATTAAATGTTTCAAGAAAAAGAACTAGTTCAGAAGAAACTTTAGTTTTAGAACAGAAGAAGAGAAAGAATGAGAATTCAACAAAGTTTGATGAAATACTTCAGGATGTAGCAACACACAACAAAAATGAACAAAATGGCTTAGATAAAGATAGAGCAAAAATCAATGAAatcaaaaagaaagaaaatgttATTGCAAATAAATCAAAACCAAGTAATAACAAAGCAAAACCTGCATATGAAAACCCATGTTTAAAGAGTGTTAACTTATTTGCTGATCAATTCAATAATTTAGAATCAGATGATTCAGAAACAAGCGGAGCtattaacaatacaataaacaaagttGGATCTAATGATGAATTCGAAAACATACAGACAGCCATTTTAAAAAAAGACGTAATTGTTTTACAATCTCATTCAGAAACTGAGAGTCACACCGAAAAAACTCCGAAAAAGGACAGAAAAATCGGCAGATTGCAAAGGAAAAAGGCCTTGGCTAATGTTTTTGGATTTTCCAGTG GAACAGTAACATCAAGCAGAAAGacaaaattaagtttaaaaaagtCGAGTCCACACcaaaaata TAACGAAACGGGCTCTCGTACAAGCGATTGGACATCGGAAAGCGAAACCGAAGTGTTTGTGTCGCCGCCCCGGGCTCGACGGAACAGACAAACTAAGAAGTATTT AAAACCGAAATCTGCACGAATACTGTCTTTGGAAGAGGAAGGAGGTCTCTTCGTGATGTACGGCAAGAAAATTTATCCCCTTGTCAAAGACGGAAAAATGGTTAAAAATTATCTCACTTACAAACCTAATA GCGAGTCGGAATTTGAAGATGAGAAATATTGGAAACAGAAATATGCCGAGGAAAAGAAGAAAACTGAAGAGTTGAAAAA ATTACTGGAGGAATCAAAAAAAGGCGAATCCGATCCTATTCTTTCTCCTATACTACCTGCACCGAG aaacaCCATCAGACCCTCTAACATTGGAAGCACTA GCCACAAAGAAGTGCAAGTAAAAGAATCTGCTCACGAAGAACaagatgaaaataaaacaatgaaaattaaacTGACCAGAAATAACGAG GAGGTGTACTTGGAAGGCAGATGGCCTCAGATCCAGACAGTATTGAAACAAGTCGTCAGTATAATTGATACAAAAACGCACCAGGACAACGCGgagaataatattttgaaagttCCCGAACAATCGACGGTTATAACCAGCGGTGAATCAACGCCGGTCGCTTTTGACCcag TTACACACGAGAAAGTCGATAAAATCGAAAGCGAAATTTTCAAAGAAATCGAAGAGCGCGACAAAGAAGAACATCCCAAAGAAACTGTAGCGTCAAAAACTTCAGAGGATAATGTAACTAAACG AGGTCGAGGACGACCCCGGAAGTCATCGTCGATTTCAACACACAGCGTCCCAAAGAAATCTAGAACATCGATTACCTCAGAGGAAAGAacacccacaaaaaaaaatgaatctgACAGTAAGAAATCGATAACGGACAATGAAAGAAAGAGCTTGAAAGAACCGGCCGTTTCACCACGAAAGAATAAATCGCCAAAGAAATCGAATAATG AATCATCAAATGATGAAGAGGCAGTAGGCGTTAGGACGACAAGGAGTTCTATTGGAAAATTGCGGCGATCTGGCAACACCAGCAAGATCGACGAAAGCAACATTCGGTACATGCTCCCAACAAAGAAAGCCACAAAAAGAATTACCGCAAGTAATACCAACAAAACAACTCGGAAATCGAATAGAAG GCATAGACTCGAGAAAAACGGATGA
- the LOC101736609 gene encoding cytadherence high molecular weight protein 2 isoform X1, which yields MSGKPYSMREMKTIVEYLTEHKVYSEIRGRKMWMDFANSNITTRTWQSLKETFLKRILPDIHNPYYKLTREEVISFRQGCDIVAKDKMNKLEIKTNSDGSGSNAETCNKEKTTNNETIKESKTSRNDEEEILNSSVDGKDSTLKKSNIASNENNVTSNYYETAEDIQKILESPKPDDQENATMLPDDTLRDKTYTQTLAPTLQDVLNDFVTESDDSDKEPKMEIVEDSNKSIDDGNESKFPQDDDSSNMAITDIAKNAKGLSAEFVEEVLLSEIQDSGIQALKSKSINLKKTQKANIENKSNTKTQDTIVIDSEKEKETINAESKNDTIEVEEHQDINSNKDKTNNIKAPEKEKVLDQHHNKQSQNSSGDTLIPNNQECLSKNSLSNQNEKSPEHREEEEHILNVSRKRTSSEETLVLEQKKRKNENSTKFDEILQDVATHNKNEQNGLDKDRAKINEIKKKENVIANKSKPSNNKAKPAYENPCLKSVNLFADQFNNLESDDSETSGAINNTINKVGSNDEFENIQTAILKKDVIVLQSHSETESHTEKTPKKDRKIGRLQRKKALANVFGFSSGTVTSSRKTKLSLKKSSPHQKYNETGSRTSDWTSESETEVFVSPPRARRNRQTKKYLKPKSARILSLEEEGGLFVMYGKKIYPLVKDGKMVKNYLTYKPNSESEFEDEKYWKQKYAEEKKKTEELKKLLEESKKGESDPILSPILPAPRNTIRPSNIGSTSHKEVQVKESAHEEQDENKTMKIKLTRNNEEVYLEGRWPQIQTVLKQVVSIIDTKTHQDNAENNILKVPEQSTVITSGESTPVAFDPVTHEKVDKIESEIFKEIEERDKEEHPKETVASKTSEDNVTKRGRGRPRKSSSISTHSVPKKSRTSITSEERTPTKKNESDSKKSITDNERKSLKEPAVSPRKNKSPKKSNNESSNDEEAVGVRTTRSSIGKLRRSGNTSKIDESNIRYMLPTKKATKRITASNTNKTTRKSNRSFAIPSVYSSPDNSRASESTQGYQDSDLSPTKIIRRRRSNLPTAVANKNKNKQRRNVGRKLLVVTQDYSTDSNNSLCGIPVKNRTLRSSSEIYKTDSYLYLFANSKRPLKRLDKIEETIPMANDGFNASSENRIETLKTHYLRSPQNTDIGSSSNVSLPQSPELSLVENISVCKDMISSTEHIGNLNEKQERNTAAISHHSTYLISEVDVTIPLMEQLSEVKVSGGNGLNKSTDVPISESLVNQIGNVGLRDSVSVTDALDKRLSELLLESAKKISQPANVNDMEVDENISVLAKKSKGKKRCSTPRKKKEEKKTKTVNIEAIDEHMEYSRAGARSCPPSINVIDENAMDCDENNYVTKIDKVRKKKDIIKVKILRPRKKSRSKEKYVISVNEISEMSICTDSGINATETEGLFPLDDSVDLIHNHSETCLHTNECVADSVEFVDISNTIISLNSDSSRSRDWIQEMGFKNAQSSFPNLETEVQEIEMGVNAKDNEQGIDSRKTDDYNLMENLGHSENKNIEIMNTSLMTEDLSDETHTPSQPECQFSKWFLFSEDDTSNVNLDQCRSNTGGSGSNLKQIFPIACAIPDLSTITEMSKENEDSRKTNLNIDYLSGGDSTNLFSAYIDN from the exons ATGTCGGG aAAACCATATTCTATGAGAGAGATGAAAACAATTGTCGAGTACTTGACAGAACATAAAGTCTACTCAGAAATCAGAGGTAGAAAAATGTGGATGGATTTTGCAAATTCTAAT ATAACAACCAGGACCTGGCAGAGTTTGaaagaaacatttttgaaaCGCATACTACCAGATATACACAACCCTTATTATAAGCTGACAAGGGAAGAAGTAATCAGTTTCAGACAAGG GTGTGATATTGTGGCAAAAGATAAAATGAATAAACtggaaattaaaacaaatagtgATGGTTCTGGCAGTAAtg CTGAAACATGCAACAAAGAAAAGACAACTAATAATGAGACAATCAAAGAATCAAAGACAAGTCGAAATGATGAAGAGGAGATACTGAATAGTTCAGTTGATGGCAAAGATTCTACTCTTAAAAAGTCAAACATAGCttcaaatgaaaataatgtaaCAAGTAACTACTATGAAACAGCTGaagatatacaaaaaatattagaatctCCAAAGCCTGATGATCAAGAAAATGCAACCATGTTACCAGATGATACTCTCAGAGACAAAACTTACACACAAACTCTTGCACCAACCTTACAAGATGTGTTAAATGATTTTGTAACAGAATCTGATGACTCCGATAAGGAACCGAAAATGGAAATAGTTGaagattcaaataaaagtattgATGATGGAAATGAATCAAAATTTCCGCAAGATGACGATAGCTCTAATATGGCTATCACCGATATTGCGAAGAATGCTAAGGGGCTGTCTGCTGAATTTGTTGAAGAAGTATTGTTGAGTGAGATTCAAGACTCTGGGATACAAGCATTAAAATCgaaatcaattaatttaaagaaaacacAGAAagctaacattgaaaataaaagtaACACAAAAACACAGGACACAATTGTGATTGATtctgaaaaagaaaaagagaCTATTAATGCTGAAAGTAAAAACGATACAATAGAAGTAGAAGAACATCAAGATATTAACTCTAATaaagataaaacaaataatatcaaAGCACCTGAAAAGGAAAAGGTTTTGGATCAGCATCACAATAAACAGTCGCAAAATAGTTCTGGGGACACTTTGATTCCCAATAATCAAGAGTGTTTGAGCAAGAATAGTTTGAgtaatcaaaatgaaaaatCTCCTGAAcacagagaagaagaagaacatatATTAAATGTTTCAAGAAAAAGAACTAGTTCAGAAGAAACTTTAGTTTTAGAACAGAAGAAGAGAAAGAATGAGAATTCAACAAAGTTTGATGAAATACTTCAGGATGTAGCAACACACAACAAAAATGAACAAAATGGCTTAGATAAAGATAGAGCAAAAATCAATGAAatcaaaaagaaagaaaatgttATTGCAAATAAATCAAAACCAAGTAATAACAAAGCAAAACCTGCATATGAAAACCCATGTTTAAAGAGTGTTAACTTATTTGCTGATCAATTCAATAATTTAGAATCAGATGATTCAGAAACAAGCGGAGCtattaacaatacaataaacaaagttGGATCTAATGATGAATTCGAAAACATACAGACAGCCATTTTAAAAAAAGACGTAATTGTTTTACAATCTCATTCAGAAACTGAGAGTCACACCGAAAAAACTCCGAAAAAGGACAGAAAAATCGGCAGATTGCAAAGGAAAAAGGCCTTGGCTAATGTTTTTGGATTTTCCAGTG GAACAGTAACATCAAGCAGAAAGacaaaattaagtttaaaaaagtCGAGTCCACACcaaaaata TAACGAAACGGGCTCTCGTACAAGCGATTGGACATCGGAAAGCGAAACCGAAGTGTTTGTGTCGCCGCCCCGGGCTCGACGGAACAGACAAACTAAGAAGTATTT AAAACCGAAATCTGCACGAATACTGTCTTTGGAAGAGGAAGGAGGTCTCTTCGTGATGTACGGCAAGAAAATTTATCCCCTTGTCAAAGACGGAAAAATGGTTAAAAATTATCTCACTTACAAACCTAATA GCGAGTCGGAATTTGAAGATGAGAAATATTGGAAACAGAAATATGCCGAGGAAAAGAAGAAAACTGAAGAGTTGAAAAA ATTACTGGAGGAATCAAAAAAAGGCGAATCCGATCCTATTCTTTCTCCTATACTACCTGCACCGAG aaacaCCATCAGACCCTCTAACATTGGAAGCACTA GCCACAAAGAAGTGCAAGTAAAAGAATCTGCTCACGAAGAACaagatgaaaataaaacaatgaaaattaaacTGACCAGAAATAACGAG GAGGTGTACTTGGAAGGCAGATGGCCTCAGATCCAGACAGTATTGAAACAAGTCGTCAGTATAATTGATACAAAAACGCACCAGGACAACGCGgagaataatattttgaaagttCCCGAACAATCGACGGTTATAACCAGCGGTGAATCAACGCCGGTCGCTTTTGACCcag TTACACACGAGAAAGTCGATAAAATCGAAAGCGAAATTTTCAAAGAAATCGAAGAGCGCGACAAAGAAGAACATCCCAAAGAAACTGTAGCGTCAAAAACTTCAGAGGATAATGTAACTAAACG AGGTCGAGGACGACCCCGGAAGTCATCGTCGATTTCAACACACAGCGTCCCAAAGAAATCTAGAACATCGATTACCTCAGAGGAAAGAacacccacaaaaaaaaatgaatctgACAGTAAGAAATCGATAACGGACAATGAAAGAAAGAGCTTGAAAGAACCGGCCGTTTCACCACGAAAGAATAAATCGCCAAAGAAATCGAATAATG AATCATCAAATGATGAAGAGGCAGTAGGCGTTAGGACGACAAGGAGTTCTATTGGAAAATTGCGGCGATCTGGCAACACCAGCAAGATCGACGAAAGCAACATTCGGTACATGCTCCCAACAAAGAAAGCCACAAAAAGAATTACCGCAAGTAATACCAACAAAACAACTCGGAAATCGAATAGAAG CTTTGCAATACCATCCGTATACTCATCTCCCGACAACTCCCGCGCGTCAGAGAGCACACAAGGCTATCAAGATTCCGATCTGAGTCCCACGAAAATTATAAGGAGAAGAAGATCAAATTTGCCGACAGCTGtggcgaataaaaataaaaataaacagagaCGTAACGTAGGTAGAAAGTTGCTTGTAGTAACTCAAGATTATTCAACGGACTCTAATAATTCATTATGCGGTATCCCCGTAAAGAATCGGACGCTTAGGAGTTCCAGTGAAATTTACAAAACCGATTCGTATTTATATCTTTTCGCAAATAGTAAACGCCCCCTTAAGAGACTGGATAAGATCGAGGAGACGATTCCCATGGCTAATGATGGTTTCAATGCGTCTTCCGAAAATCGAATTGAAACGCTCAAAACACATTATCTTCGTTCGCCGCAAAATACAGACATCGGTAGCTCTAGTAATGTTTCTCTGCCGCAATCTCCCGAACTGTCGCTGGTCGAAAATATCTCTGTCTGCAAAGACATGATCAGTAGTACTGAACACATTGGCAATCTAAACGAAAAACAAGAAAGAAATACAGCGGCCATTTCCCACCACAGTACATACCTGATTTCTGAAGTGGATGTCACCATACCTCTAATGGAGCAACTGAGCGAAGTGAAAGTAAGCGGCGGGAATGGGCTGAATAAATCGACGGATGTGCCTATTTCGGAATCTCTCGTGAATCAGATAGGCAATGTTGGCTTGAGAGATAGCGTATCCGTGACCGACGCTTTAGATAAAAGACTGAGCGAATTGCTGTTAGAAAGTGCGAAGAAGATATCCCAACCTGCAAATGTTAATGATATGGAAGTCGACGAAAACATATCGGTACTGGCAAAGAAATCAAAAGGCAAGAAGCGATGCTCGACGCCGCgtaaaaagaaagaagaaaaaaaaacgaaaactgtCAATATCGAAGCCATTGATGAACACATGGAATATTCTCGAGCAGGGGCGAGATCCTGCCCTCCTTCGATAAATGTCATTGATGAAAACGCTATGGATTGCGACGAAAATAATTACGTTACCAAAATCGACAAAGTTCGAAAAAAGAAAGACATAATAAAAGTGAAGATACTACGGCCCAGAAAAAAAAGCAGATCAAAAGAAAAATACGTCATATCGGTAAATGAAATTAGCGAAATGTCAATCTGTACTGACAGCGGGATTAATGCCACGGAAACGGAAGGCTTGTTTCCTCTCGATGACAGCGTGGACCTTATACATAATCATTCGGAAACTTGTCTACACACAAATGAATGTGTAGCGGACAGCGTCGAATTTGTTGATATCTCAAATACAATTATTTCCTTGAACAGCGATTCTAGTCGATCACGGGATTGGATCCAGGAAATGGGATTTAAAAATGCCCAAAGTAGTTTTCCTAATTTAGAGACTGAAGTACAAGAAATAGAAATGGGCGTTAATGCAAAAGACAACGAACaag GCATAGACTCGAGAAAAACGGATGATTATAATCTAATGGAGAATTTAGGTCATTCCGAAAATAAGAACATTGAAATCATGAATACTAGTCTTATGACGGAAGATTTATCTGATGAAACCCATACTCCGTCGCAACCAGAATGTCAATTTTCAAAGTGGTTTTTATTCAGTGAAGATGATACTTCTAATGTGAACTTAGACCAATGTAGGTCAAATACTGGCGGTTCTGGATCAAAtcttaaacaaatatttcctatAGCTTGTGCCATTCCCGATTTATCTACTATCACAGAAATGTCAAAAGAAAATGAGGATAGtcgaaaaacaaatttaaatatagatTACTTGAGTGGCGGCGACTCGACGAACCTGTTTAGTGCTTACATAGACAATTAG